The following coding sequences lie in one Leptolyngbya sp. 'hensonii' genomic window:
- a CDS encoding NfeD family protein: MTLIFAPDTIEFFPQTGIGQVEQTITQQQRGRVKFMASYWFARFYQPSGAMSAWPGTTVRVIGREGLTLLVAPIDEAF; this comes from the coding sequence ATGACCCTGATATTTGCACCAGACACGATCGAGTTTTTTCCCCAGACCGGAATCGGCCAAGTTGAGCAAACCATTACTCAGCAACAGCGGGGACGGGTCAAGTTCATGGCCAGCTACTGGTTTGCCCGGTTTTACCAGCCCAGCGGTGCCATGTCGGCATGGCCAGGGACAACCGTGAGAGTGATTGGCCGAGAGGGACTGACCCTTCTAGTGGCTCCGATCGATGAAGCTTTTTAA
- a CDS encoding type II toxin-antitoxin system VapC family toxin, with protein sequence MVNSQNESYKTGMHSYHVSIITEMELLSYPSLSQAEEQHIRNFLSQLLIVGIDESIKNMAIALRKQHRLKLPDAIVSATAQSLNALLFTNDLKLSSISTIQTQSLPIK encoded by the coding sequence ATGGTCAATTCTCAAAATGAGTCTTACAAAACTGGGATGCACTCGTACCATGTCTCTATCATCACTGAAATGGAACTGCTTTCTTACCCTAGTCTCAGCCAAGCAGAAGAGCAGCACATCCGAAACTTCCTCTCTCAACTGCTGATTGTTGGTATTGATGAGTCGATTAAAAATATGGCGATCGCGCTTCGCAAACAACATCGCCTGAAGTTACCGGATGCGATTGTTTCAGCGACGGCTCAGTCTCTCAACGCACTCTTGTTCACGAATGATCTCAAACTATCTAGTATTTCTACAATACAAACCCAATCGTTACCGATCAAATAA